Proteins encoded together in one Bradyrhizobium sp. PSBB068 window:
- a CDS encoding NACHT domain-containing protein, with amino-acid sequence MAANEGDRFRDQVAAFLRAVRKDVDVEVLLGHKRVDIVWRRQEFGNKARVVAIECKKYSRALSLEQVSGIWADYSALYDQHLIDEVLLITSQDISATAKGYANGMRALSYMTFSQLQDATLNVRAYLRSLEASYSEEGIENYYIASHCDAGVEVVTHISDWMTAEGRPTLAVLASYGMGKTTTARKVAAELANAHLEGEQVRIPIYVQLQEIVGEQSLEGLLGKVLAARAPIEGYHFDTFMTLNKAGRFLVILDGFDEMKHAMTWDDFRATFKELNRLVTPNAKVLLLGRPTAFLSDDEETFVLKGVRTLAGRQVREPDWPAYETTRLLPFSPEQSIMFVKSYSMYRTENSATDEYIVDRAELERRTKILELNDFGDLLSRPVQAKMFCEMFLDRFVEPKPYLTGELYEVFVTRIIEREIDKRTRSPFDYADRRKFAEAIAWWLWMTAQTMSVDEGDIPDEIVRPFMPASDADLDAVRRDLVSACFLDRKGNKTLFFPHRSFQEFLVASYVVTNKIDDMNLVATAVTRDVLKFIAESPDSSATFKLWHEALLHFSGAMPLHLLIDIAKSAVERAAQRQRVQCPWDIVLQFLTSVRGDGAGETRVGLIAVDHIRTSLDFFSDPQRRLICIDAFLIALTLAESDTQSVISTHIFGALVIQLRIELGDMPGSAVDPRFSLSRYMSQAESDPYYQILKKAFTFTEARDGTIEAKYIPLELAAAVRERYPSYRVKDIDGLERVAKQTISISADRPYPHVTQIRLRRALSALGVRT; translated from the coding sequence AGCCAATGAGGGCGATCGCTTCCGCGATCAGGTCGCAGCGTTCCTGCGCGCGGTCAGAAAAGACGTCGATGTCGAAGTTCTGCTCGGCCACAAGCGGGTCGACATCGTCTGGCGCAGGCAGGAATTCGGCAACAAGGCGCGGGTCGTCGCCATCGAGTGCAAAAAGTATTCGCGCGCCCTGAGCCTTGAACAGGTTAGCGGCATCTGGGCCGACTACAGCGCGCTCTATGATCAACATCTCATCGACGAAGTCCTGCTGATCACAAGTCAGGATATCAGCGCGACCGCAAAGGGCTACGCGAACGGCATGCGTGCTCTTTCGTACATGACGTTCTCACAGTTGCAGGACGCCACCCTCAATGTCCGTGCCTACCTGCGCAGCCTCGAAGCCTCCTATTCGGAGGAAGGAATCGAGAATTACTATATAGCCTCGCACTGCGATGCCGGTGTCGAGGTCGTCACGCACATATCGGATTGGATGACCGCCGAAGGACGCCCGACCCTGGCCGTGCTCGCCAGTTACGGCATGGGGAAGACGACGACAGCCAGAAAAGTAGCCGCAGAGCTGGCCAATGCACACCTGGAAGGCGAGCAGGTTCGAATTCCCATCTATGTGCAGCTTCAGGAGATCGTTGGAGAGCAAAGTCTGGAGGGCCTGCTCGGCAAGGTCCTCGCAGCGCGCGCACCCATCGAAGGTTACCACTTCGACACATTCATGACGCTCAACAAAGCCGGGCGTTTCCTGGTGATCCTCGATGGCTTCGACGAGATGAAGCATGCGATGACCTGGGACGACTTTCGCGCGACCTTCAAGGAACTGAACCGGCTCGTCACACCCAACGCCAAGGTGCTGCTTCTCGGCAGACCGACCGCCTTCCTGTCCGACGACGAAGAGACGTTTGTGTTGAAGGGAGTGCGCACGCTCGCCGGCCGTCAGGTTCGAGAGCCGGATTGGCCGGCCTACGAGACCACCAGGCTGCTGCCGTTCTCCCCCGAGCAGTCGATCATGTTCGTGAAGAGCTACTCGATGTATCGCACCGAAAACAGCGCGACGGACGAATACATCGTGGACCGTGCTGAGCTGGAAAGACGCACCAAGATACTCGAGCTCAACGACTTCGGCGATCTGCTTTCGCGGCCAGTCCAAGCCAAAATGTTCTGCGAGATGTTTCTCGACCGGTTCGTCGAACCAAAGCCCTATTTGACCGGAGAGCTGTACGAAGTATTCGTCACGCGGATCATCGAGCGCGAAATCGACAAGCGCACCAGATCGCCATTCGACTACGCTGACCGGCGGAAGTTCGCCGAAGCGATCGCCTGGTGGCTCTGGATGACAGCCCAAACCATGAGTGTCGATGAGGGCGACATCCCCGATGAGATCGTGCGCCCGTTCATGCCGGCGTCCGACGCCGATCTGGATGCCGTGAGGCGCGACCTTGTTTCGGCGTGCTTCCTGGATCGGAAGGGCAACAAGACCTTGTTCTTTCCCCACAGATCATTCCAGGAGTTTCTAGTCGCAAGTTACGTTGTCACGAACAAGATTGACGACATGAACCTGGTGGCGACCGCAGTCACCCGGGACGTCCTGAAGTTCATTGCCGAGTCACCGGACAGTTCGGCGACTTTCAAACTCTGGCACGAAGCCCTGCTTCACTTCTCCGGCGCAATGCCGCTGCATCTCCTGATCGACATTGCCAAATCCGCCGTCGAGCGAGCAGCACAACGACAACGGGTGCAGTGTCCGTGGGATATCGTCCTGCAATTCCTCACCTCGGTCAGAGGCGACGGTGCCGGCGAAACGCGTGTCGGGCTGATCGCCGTAGATCATATTCGCACGTCGCTGGACTTCTTTTCCGATCCGCAGCGCCGCCTGATCTGCATCGACGCCTTCCTGATCGCATTGACCCTTGCCGAGTCTGACACCCAATCGGTGATATCAACCCATATCTTCGGAGCTCTTGTGATCCAGTTGCGGATAGAGCTCGGCGATATGCCGGGATCAGCAGTGGATCCAAGGTTCTCGCTCAGTCGCTACATGAGCCAGGCGGAGTCCGACCCGTATTATCAGATACTGAAGAAGGCATTCACCTTCACCGAAGCGCGAGACGGAACAATAGAGGCAAAGTACATACCGCTTGAACTGGCGGCCGCAGTCCGCGAGCGGTATCCTTCATATCGCGTCAAGGACATCGACGGGTTGGAACGAGTGGCCAAACAGACCATCAGCATTTCGGCCGACCGCCCCTATCCGCACGTGACGCAAATTCGATTGAGGAGAGCACTGTCTGCTCTTGGTGTCCGGACCTAG